From a single Myotis daubentonii chromosome 5, mMyoDau2.1, whole genome shotgun sequence genomic region:
- the LOC132234902 gene encoding adenylate kinase isoenzyme 6, whose protein sequence is MLLPNILLTGTPGVGKTTLGKELAARSGLKYVNVGDLAREGQLYDGYDEEYDCPILDEDRVVDELENQMSEGGVIIDYHGCDFFPEHWFHIVFVLKTDNSILYKRLETRGYNEKKLKDNVQCEIFQILYEEALASSSEDIVHQLPSNKPEDLENNINQILKWIEQ, encoded by the coding sequence ATGTTGCTTCCAAACATTCTGCTCACGGGTACACCAGGGGTTGGGAAAACCACACTAGGCAAAGAACTTGCCGCAAGATCGGGACTGAAATACGTTAATGTGGGTGATTTAGCTCGAGAAGGACAGTTATATGATGGCTATGATGAAGAGTATGACTGTCCTATTTTAGATGAAGATAGAGTAGTTGATGAGTTAGAAAACCAAATGAGTGAAGGTGGAGTTATTATTGATTACCATGGTTGTGATTTCTTCCCTGAACACTGGTTTCATATAGTTTTTGTGCTGAAAACAGATAACAGCATATTGTACAAAAGACTTGAAACAAGGGGTTATAATGAGAAGAAACTAAAAGATAATGTTCAGTGTgaaatttttcaaattctttatgaAGAAGCATTAGCATCCTCCAGCGAAGACATAGTGCATCAGCTGCCCAGCAATAAACCAGAAGATCTAGAGAATAATATCAATCAGATATTGAAGTGGATTGAGCAATGA
- the LOC132234502 gene encoding olfactory receptor 7A10-like, which yields MYLVTVLGNLLIILAVSSDSHLHKPMYFFLSNLSLVDICFTSTTIPKMLWNIQTQNKVITYEGCFTQMYFFLLFAGLDNFLLTVMAYDRFVAICHPLHYMVIMNPRLCGLLVLVSWIMIVSLFYGTSLGVYLSSAVTQSSHSSATASVMYTVVTPMLNPFIYSLRNKDIKSALKRLLGMAAMKGPIFAGLKKCT from the exons atgtacctggTCACTGTGTTGGGAAAtctgctcatcatcctggccgtcagctcagactcccacctccacaaaCCCATGTACTTCTTTCTCTCCAACCTTTCCTTGGTAGAtatctgtttcacctccaccaccatcccaaAGATGCTATGGAACATTCAGACACAGAACAAAGTCATCACCTATGAAGGCTGCTTCACCCAGATGTATTTTTTCCTACTATTTGCAGGACTGGACAACTTCCTCCTGActgtgatggcctatgaccggtTTGTGGCCATCTGTCACCCCCTGCACTACATGGTCATCATGAACCCTCggctctgtggactgctggttctggtgtcctggatcatga TTGTCTCCTTGTTTTATGGGACAAGCCTAGGAGTGTACCTCAGTTCTGCTGTTACTCAAAGCTCACACTCAAGTGCAACAGCCTCAGTGATGTACACCgtggtcacacccatgctgaaccccttcatctacagtctcAGGAACAAAGACATAAAGAGTGCCCTGAAAAGATTGCTTGGGATGGCAGCTATGAAAGGACCCATTTTCGCAGGGCTGAAGAAATGCACATGA
- the LOC132234503 gene encoding olfactory receptor 7A10-like, translating into MELRNLTGFSEFLLLGLSEEPELQPLIFGLFLSMYLITVLGNLLIVLAVSSDSLLHTPMYFFLSNLSLVDICFTSTTIPKMLWNIQTQSRVITYEGCFTQMYFFLLFAGLDNFLLTVMAYDRYVAICHPLHYMVIMNPRLCGLLVLVSWIMSVLHSLLQCLVVLRLTFCTDLEIPHFFCEIKQMVQLACSDTFLNNMVMYFGIVLLGGGPLVGILYSYSKIVSSIRAIPSAQGKYKAFSTCASHLSVVSLFYGTSLEVYLSSAATHSSSATASVMYTVLTPLLNPFIYSLRNKDIKRALKRLVGMVAIKVPIVLGLKKCT; encoded by the coding sequence ATGGAACTAAGGAACCTCACAGGattttcagaatttcttcttctgggaTTATCAGAGGAACCAGAACTgcagcccctcatatttgggcttttcctctccatgtacctgatcaCTGTGTTAGGAAATCTGCTCATCGTCCTGGCCGTCAGCTCAGACTCCCTcctccacacgcccatgtacttcttcctctccaacctgtccttggtagacatctgtttcacctccaccaccatcccaaagatgctgtggaacatccagacacagagcaGAGTCATCACCTATGAAGGCTGCTTCACCCAGATGTATTTTTTCCTACTATTTGCAGGACTGGACAACTTCCTCCTGACTGTGATGGCCTATGACAGGTATGTGGCCATCTGTCACCCCCTGCACTACATGGTCATCATGAACCCCCggctctgtggactgctggttctggtgtcctggatcatgagtGTATTGCATTCCCTATTACAATGCTTAGTGGTGTTGCGACTAACCTTCTGTACAGACTTGGAAATCCCCCACTTTTTTTGTGAAATCAAACAGATGGTCCAACTCGCCTGTTCTGACACCTTTCTTAATAACATGGTGATGTATTTTGGAATTGTGCTCTTGGGCGGTGGTCCCCTTGTTGGTATCCTTTACTCTTACTCTAAGATAGTGTCCTCCATACGTGCAATCCCATCAGCTCAGGGGAAGTATAAAGCATTTTCTACGTGTGCGTCTCACCTCTCGGTTGTCTCCTTGTTTTATGGAACAAGCCTAGAGGTGtacctcagctctgctgctacCCACAGCTCAAGTGCAACAGCCTCAGTGATGTACACAGTTCTCACACCcctgctgaaccccttcatctacagtctcAGAAACAAAGACATAAAACGGGCTCTGAAAAGACTTGTGGGGATGGTAGCTATCAAAGTACCAATTGTTCTAGGGCTGAAGAAATGCACATGA
- the LOC132234501 gene encoding olfactory receptor 7A17-like — MELENLTGFSEFLLLGLSEEPELQPLIFGLFLSMYLITVLGNLLIVLAVSSDSHLHTPMYFFLSNLSLVDICFTSTTIPKMLVNIQTQSKVITYEGCITQMFFFILFGGLDNFLLTVMAYDRFVAICHPLHYTVIMNPRLCGLLVLVPWIMSALHSLLQGLTLLRLSFYPDLEIPHFFCELNQMVQLACSDTFINNMVMYFGAGLLGGGPFVGILYSYSKIVSSICGIPSTQGKYKAFSNCMSHLLVVSLFYGTALVVYLSSAVTQSSHSSATASVMYTVVTPMLNPFIYSLRNKDLKRALKRLLGMAAMKGPLVLGLKKCT, encoded by the coding sequence ATGGAACTAGAGAACCTCACAGGattttcagaatttcttcttctgggaTTATCAGAGGAACCAGAATTGCAGCCCCTCATATTTGGacttttcctctccatgtacctgatcaCTGTGCTGGGAAACCTACTCATCGTCCTGGCcgtcagctcagactcccacctccacacgcccatgtacttcttcctctccaacctgtccttggtagacatctgcttcacctccaccaccatcccaaagatgctggtgaacatccagacacagagcaAAGTCATCACCTATGAAGGCTGCATCACACAGatgttttttttcatattatttgggGGACTAGACAACTTCCTCCTGActgtgatggcctatgaccggtttgtggccatctgccaccccctgcactacACAGTCATCATGAACCCCCggctctgtggactgctggttctggTGCCCTGGATCATGAGTGCTCTGCATTCCTTGTTACAAGGCTTAACTCTGTTGCGACTGTCtttctatccagacttagaaatcccccactttttctgtgaactcaatCAGATGGTCCAACTTGCCTGTTCTGACACCTTTATTAACAACATGGTGATGTATTTTGGAGCTGGGCTCCTGGGTGGTGGTCCCTTTGTTGGTATCCTTTACTCTTACTCTAAGATAGTGTCCTCCATTTGTGGAATCCCATCAACTCAGGGGAAGTATAAGGCATTTTCTAACTGCATGTCTCATCTCTTGGTTGTCTCCTTGTTTTATGGTACAGCCCTAGTAGTGTACCTCAGCTCTGCTGTTACCCAAAGCTCACACTCAAGTGCAACAGCCTCAGTGATGTACACTgtggtcacacccatgctgaaccccttcatctacagtctcAGGAACAAAGACCTAAAGAGGGCCCTGAAAAGATTGCTTGGGATGGCAGCTATGAAAGGACCACTTGTCTTAGGGCTGAAGAAATGTACATGA